One stretch of Bordetella avium DNA includes these proteins:
- a CDS encoding branched-chain amino acid ABC transporter permease: MNRQLLGYAAAVIVVGALPFLGVYPIFVMKVMCYALFACAFNLLLGYTGLLSFGHAAFLGSAAYATGQALKVWGWPTELGLLFGVVVAALLGLAMGALAIRRSGIYFAMITLALAQMVFFFFLQAKFTGGEDGLQGVPRGKALGFIDLSQDINLYYLVMVLFIIGYFIIWRTVHSPFGQVLKGLRENEPRAISLGYDTDRFKLLAFVLSAAIAGLAGSAKTLVFVSATLSDATWQMSGLVILMTLVGGMGTLTGPIIGAFVVVLLENKVGDFGQFMANLTGMDWFLRLGESVTIVIGLIFVICVMAFRRGLVGEFSAWLERRRMARA, translated from the coding sequence CGCGCTCTTTGCCTGCGCCTTCAATCTGTTGCTGGGCTATACCGGCCTGCTCTCCTTTGGCCATGCGGCCTTTTTGGGTAGCGCCGCCTATGCGACGGGGCAGGCACTGAAGGTGTGGGGCTGGCCGACCGAGCTGGGCCTGTTGTTCGGCGTCGTGGTGGCTGCGCTGCTGGGCCTGGCGATGGGTGCATTGGCCATCCGACGCAGTGGCATCTATTTCGCGATGATCACGCTCGCGCTGGCGCAAATGGTGTTTTTCTTTTTCTTGCAAGCCAAGTTCACGGGCGGCGAGGATGGACTTCAAGGCGTGCCGCGCGGCAAGGCTTTAGGCTTTATCGACCTGTCTCAGGACATCAACCTGTATTACCTGGTGATGGTCTTGTTCATCATTGGCTACTTCATCATCTGGCGCACCGTGCACTCACCCTTCGGGCAGGTGCTCAAAGGCCTGCGCGAGAACGAGCCCCGGGCGATCTCGCTCGGCTATGACACGGATCGCTTCAAGCTGCTGGCCTTCGTACTGTCGGCGGCCATCGCCGGCCTGGCCGGTTCCGCCAAAACACTGGTCTTCGTGTCGGCCACGCTTTCTGACGCCACCTGGCAGATGTCTGGCCTGGTCATTCTCATGACCCTGGTGGGCGGGATGGGTACGCTTACCGGCCCCATCATTGGCGCCTTTGTAGTAGTGCTGCTGGAAAACAAGGTGGGCGATTTTGGCCAGTTCATGGCCAATCTGACAGGCATGGACTGGTTCTTGCGCCTGGGCGAATCGGTCACCATCGTGATCGGCCTGATATTCGTCATCTGCGTCATGGCGTTCCGCCGCGGCCTGGTGGGCGAATTCAGCGCATGGCTGGAGCGCCGCCGCATGGCGCGCGCCTGA
- a CDS encoding branched-chain amino acid aminotransferase — MDALFWYNGQWMTDNPKLLGPADHAFWMASMVFDGARAFRGLTPDLDLHCQRVVRSAERMLMKPQLSATEIETLCLEAIARFPAGSELYIKPMFYCADGFLLPDAEKTQFVLHVFNAPMPGSKGFSAGFSSFVRSWPNMAPTDAKASCLYPNGQRAIAEAASRGFDNAIMCDGDGHLAEFASSNIWLAKDGVVFTPVPNGTFLNGITRQRVLTLLREDGVTVHERSLTRADLEAADEVFSTGNYGKVLHVNRVEDRALPYGPLAQRAHRLYMAYAEKTA; from the coding sequence ATGGACGCCCTCTTCTGGTACAACGGCCAATGGATGACCGACAACCCCAAGCTGCTCGGACCCGCCGATCATGCCTTCTGGATGGCGAGCATGGTTTTCGATGGCGCTCGCGCTTTTCGCGGCCTGACGCCGGATCTGGATCTGCACTGCCAGCGAGTGGTTCGCTCGGCCGAACGCATGCTGATGAAACCGCAGTTGTCGGCGACAGAGATAGAAACGCTATGCCTCGAGGCCATCGCGCGCTTTCCCGCCGGCAGCGAGCTGTACATCAAGCCCATGTTTTATTGCGCCGACGGCTTTCTGCTGCCGGATGCCGAGAAAACCCAGTTTGTGCTCCATGTTTTTAATGCGCCCATGCCGGGCAGCAAGGGCTTCTCGGCCGGTTTCTCCAGCTTTGTGCGCTCCTGGCCCAATATGGCGCCCACCGATGCCAAAGCCTCCTGCCTCTACCCCAACGGTCAGCGCGCAATTGCCGAAGCGGCATCCCGCGGCTTTGACAACGCCATCATGTGCGACGGCGACGGTCATCTGGCCGAGTTCGCGTCCAGCAATATCTGGCTGGCCAAGGATGGCGTCGTATTCACGCCTGTGCCCAACGGCACCTTTCTCAATGGAATCACGCGGCAACGGGTGCTGACGCTGCTGCGCGAAGATGGCGTGACCGTACATGAACGCAGCCTGACCCGCGCCGACCTCGAAGCTGCCGACGAAGTGTTCTCCACCGGCAACTACGGCAAAGTGCTGCACGTCAACCGCGTCGAAGACCGGGCCCTGCCCTACGGACCGCTGGCGCAGCGCGCTCACCGTCTTTATATGGCCTATGCGGAGAAAACGGCATAA
- a CDS encoding phosphocholine-specific phospholipase C: MKNRRDFLRDTAVAGAALTLLPAVIRRALAIEPRRRSGTLEDVEHIVILMQENRSFDHYFGTLAGVRGFGDRFPIPVPDLGPRQHATVWSQLNEKARIVQPFRLDTANRFDLMRVKGTPHTWSNAQDAWDLGRMHRWPAFKHDHSMAYFAEADVPFQFALAHAFTVCDAYHCSFTGGTNTNRLFAWTGSNDPLSRGHGPALGNTYNALKGGDPNGGYTWTTYPERLQQAGISWRIYQDMKDNFSLNPTAGFKRYRDAYRGLPGADAALKRDALSTYRLQDLEADVRANRLPQVSWICATKAGSEHPGPSSPAQGADYTARVLQALTANPEVWSKTVLLLMFDENDGFFDHMPPPAPPAQEDGQRVGASTVDTSGEYHHIITGIEDDDLPRLQGRSYGLGPRVPMLAISPWSRGGWVNSEVFDHTSILRFIERRFGVAESNISRWRRAVCGDLTSAFDFKAPTQARFISLPPTEALAQRAAALPGTTLPRPPVQAAMPSQHLGTRPSRPLPYLLHVNERVSPSGIELEFINDGLAGAVFHVYDCRDLARTPRRYTVEAGKRLHDFWPGTQHDLWVLGPNGYHRRYSGSAAIQTRLSYLADTQMLELTLTNRSARRLRLRAEGVTYNDLAAQTLTLAPEHTRSLQWSVAAHGRWYDVEIRNPDEANFYRRLAGRMEDGLPSVSDPAMGGPVRLTR, from the coding sequence ATGAAGAACCGACGCGATTTTCTCCGTGACACCGCCGTGGCCGGCGCTGCGCTGACGCTGCTGCCCGCAGTAATACGTCGGGCTTTGGCCATTGAGCCCCGACGGCGCAGCGGCACACTTGAGGACGTCGAACACATCGTCATCCTCATGCAAGAGAACCGGTCCTTCGACCATTACTTCGGCACCTTGGCCGGGGTGCGCGGATTTGGAGATCGTTTCCCCATCCCGGTGCCCGACCTCGGGCCGCGCCAGCATGCCACGGTCTGGAGCCAGCTCAACGAAAAGGCCCGGATCGTGCAGCCTTTTCGCCTGGACACGGCAAACAGGTTTGACCTGATGCGTGTCAAGGGCACGCCGCACACCTGGTCCAACGCACAAGACGCCTGGGATCTCGGGCGCATGCACCGCTGGCCGGCTTTCAAGCACGATCATTCCATGGCGTATTTCGCCGAAGCCGATGTGCCCTTTCAGTTTGCGCTAGCCCATGCCTTCACCGTGTGTGATGCCTATCATTGTTCCTTTACCGGCGGCACGAACACCAATCGCCTATTTGCCTGGACCGGCAGCAATGACCCGCTAAGTCGTGGTCACGGCCCCGCGCTGGGCAATACCTATAACGCCCTGAAGGGCGGCGATCCGAACGGCGGCTACACCTGGACGACCTATCCCGAACGCCTGCAACAGGCCGGCATCAGCTGGCGCATATACCAGGACATGAAGGATAATTTTTCGCTCAACCCCACGGCGGGCTTCAAGCGCTATCGCGACGCTTATCGCGGACTGCCCGGCGCCGACGCTGCGCTCAAACGCGATGCGCTCAGCACCTACCGCCTGCAAGACCTCGAGGCGGATGTGCGTGCAAACCGCTTGCCGCAGGTGTCCTGGATCTGCGCGACCAAGGCGGGTTCCGAGCATCCGGGCCCATCCAGCCCCGCTCAGGGCGCCGACTACACGGCCCGCGTCCTGCAAGCCTTGACGGCAAACCCGGAAGTCTGGAGCAAGACGGTGCTACTGCTAATGTTCGATGAAAACGACGGTTTCTTCGACCACATGCCCCCACCCGCACCGCCTGCCCAGGAGGATGGCCAGAGGGTTGGCGCTTCTACCGTGGACACATCGGGCGAATACCATCACATCATCACCGGCATTGAGGATGATGACCTGCCTCGCCTGCAAGGGCGCAGCTATGGATTGGGGCCACGGGTGCCCATGCTGGCCATCTCGCCCTGGAGCCGTGGCGGCTGGGTCAATTCCGAGGTATTCGACCACACCTCGATTTTGCGTTTCATCGAACGGCGCTTCGGCGTGGCGGAAAGCAATATTTCACGCTGGCGGCGCGCCGTCTGCGGCGACCTGACATCGGCCTTTGACTTCAAGGCCCCGACACAGGCGCGCTTTATCAGCCTGCCCCCGACAGAGGCGCTGGCACAGCGCGCCGCCGCGCTGCCCGGCACGACCCTACCTCGCCCGCCAGTCCAGGCGGCCATGCCGAGCCAGCACCTCGGTACGCGGCCCTCCCGTCCCCTGCCCTACCTTCTGCATGTCAACGAACGGGTGAGCCCGAGCGGCATCGAGCTGGAGTTCATCAATGACGGACTGGCCGGCGCGGTCTTCCATGTTTATGACTGCCGCGACCTAGCCCGCACGCCGCGCCGATATACCGTCGAGGCGGGAAAGCGCCTGCATGATTTTTGGCCAGGGACGCAGCACGATCTGTGGGTGCTCGGGCCGAATGGCTATCACCGGCGTTATTCGGGCAGCGCCGCCATTCAGACCCGCCTCAGCTACCTGGCCGACACTCAGATGCTGGAGCTGACCTTGACGAATCGCTCAGCGCGCCGCTTGCGCCTGCGCGCAGAGGGCGTCACCTACAACGATCTGGCCGCGCAAACACTCACGCTGGCACCGGAGCACACACGCAGCCTGCAATGGTCGGTGGCCGCTCATGGCCGTTGGTATGACGTTGAAATCCGCAACCCTGATGAGGCGAACTTTTATCGCCGACTGGCAGGCCGTATGGAAGACGGCCTGCCCTCGGTCTCGGACCCCGCCATGGGTGGCCCGGTACGACTTACACGCTGA
- a CDS encoding ABC transporter ATP-binding protein: MSAVLEVRGLSARYGKVGALSEAALQVQAGSIVTVIGANGAGKSTMLNAIMGSLPQTGHAVGSVQYAGKDVSAWQVERRVGAGMSLVPERRELFGSMSVEDNLLLGGFRRYRAREAGWRDTLQEVFELFPRLRERRGQQAGTLSGGERQMLAVGRALMGKPSLLMLDEPSLGLAPRIVREIFHIIARLRETGVAILLVEQNARAALQVADYGYVLETGEIILHGPARELAGNPRVIESYLGLGKQH; encoded by the coding sequence ATGAGCGCCGTTCTCGAGGTGCGCGGCCTGTCGGCGCGCTATGGCAAAGTTGGGGCGCTGTCCGAAGCGGCGCTGCAGGTTCAGGCTGGCAGCATCGTGACGGTGATCGGCGCTAACGGGGCGGGCAAGTCCACCATGTTGAACGCCATCATGGGCTCCTTGCCGCAAACGGGTCATGCCGTAGGTTCGGTGCAATACGCGGGTAAAGATGTGTCGGCCTGGCAGGTCGAGCGACGCGTGGGGGCGGGCATGTCATTGGTGCCCGAGCGCCGCGAGCTGTTCGGCAGTATGTCGGTAGAAGATAATCTGCTGCTGGGCGGCTTTCGCCGCTATCGCGCCCGTGAGGCCGGCTGGCGCGACACGCTTCAGGAAGTTTTTGAACTCTTTCCCCGCTTGCGCGAGCGCCGCGGCCAGCAGGCGGGCACCCTGTCCGGCGGTGAGCGTCAGATGCTGGCCGTGGGCCGCGCCTTGATGGGCAAGCCCAGCCTGCTGATGCTCGACGAGCCCAGTCTCGGCTTGGCGCCGCGCATCGTGCGCGAAATCTTCCATATCATTGCGCGTCTGCGCGAGACGGGCGTGGCCATTTTGCTGGTCGAGCAAAACGCCCGCGCGGCTTTGCAAGTGGCGGACTACGGCTATGTGCTTGAGACCGGTGAAATCATTCTGCATGGTCCGGCGCGAGAATTGGCCGGCAATCCACGCGTGATCGAAAGCTATCTCGGCCTGGGCAAGCAGCACTGA
- a CDS encoding branched-chain amino acid ABC transporter ATP-binding protein/permease — protein MNRILLIAFIVLLAALPALPVTPEFWITQLNYIGLASLVALGLVLLTGVGGLTSFGQAAFVGMGAYTTAYLTTQYGTSPWLALVAGLIITGALAYFLGVITLRLSGHYLPLGTIAWGLSLFYLFGNLDFLGKHDGIAGIEPLSIFGVSLADGRHIYYLIWVWVLLALWATRNLLSSRPGRAIRALKSGAGMAESMGVNTARYKTIIFVWAALLACVSGWLYAHMQRAVSPSPFGLNYGIEYLFMAVIGGAAHVWGALLGSAVILGLKDQLQNWLPKLLNTDTNFELIAFGVLMILMLQYASNGLWPILAAAWGRVTGSAGSRRKLAPPPEAPALPQRQRPAAGELVLEVNAIRKQFGGLVAVNDISFKVRAGEIMGLIGPNGAGKSTTFNLISGVLPVTRGEIRFMGQRTDALAARAIAQLGVGRTFQHVQLLPTMTVLENVALGAHMRSDVGVIAGALHSDRAREAQLLHEAAEQLRRVGLGDYLYEQAGNLALGQQRILEIARALACDPVLLLLDEPAAGLRYKEKQELAQVLEQLRSEGLSILLVEHDMDFVMRLTNHLVVMDFGTKLAEGVPAEVQQNPAVLEAYLGGIDDDLPEADQAKPVAAGGVQ, from the coding sequence ATGAACCGCATCTTGCTCATTGCTTTTATCGTATTGCTGGCGGCACTGCCCGCCTTGCCCGTCACGCCAGAATTCTGGATTACTCAACTGAATTACATCGGTCTGGCCAGCCTTGTGGCGCTGGGTCTGGTGCTGCTGACGGGCGTGGGTGGCCTGACTTCCTTCGGCCAGGCGGCCTTCGTCGGTATGGGCGCGTACACCACCGCCTATCTGACCACGCAATACGGCACTTCGCCCTGGTTGGCCCTGGTGGCGGGCCTGATCATCACCGGCGCCTTGGCCTATTTCCTGGGTGTCATCACGCTGCGTCTGTCGGGCCACTATTTGCCGCTGGGCACCATCGCCTGGGGGCTTTCGCTCTTCTATCTCTTCGGCAATCTGGATTTTCTGGGTAAGCATGACGGCATTGCCGGCATCGAGCCTTTGTCCATCTTCGGGGTCTCGCTGGCCGACGGACGGCATATCTATTACCTGATCTGGGTATGGGTGTTGCTGGCCTTGTGGGCGACGCGCAACTTGCTGAGCTCGCGTCCCGGGCGCGCCATCCGCGCGCTGAAAAGCGGCGCGGGTATGGCCGAGTCGATGGGTGTGAACACCGCCCGCTACAAAACCATTATTTTTGTGTGGGCGGCCTTGCTGGCCTGCGTGTCGGGCTGGCTTTACGCCCATATGCAGCGCGCCGTCAGCCCCAGCCCCTTTGGTCTCAACTATGGTATTGAATACCTGTTCATGGCGGTGATCGGGGGCGCGGCTCATGTTTGGGGCGCTTTGCTGGGCTCGGCGGTGATTCTCGGGCTCAAGGATCAGTTGCAGAACTGGCTGCCCAAACTGCTCAATACCGACACCAATTTCGAACTCATCGCCTTTGGCGTACTGATGATTTTGATGTTGCAGTACGCGAGCAACGGTCTGTGGCCGATTCTGGCCGCAGCCTGGGGGCGCGTCACCGGCAGCGCCGGATCGCGCCGCAAGCTGGCGCCGCCGCCTGAGGCGCCGGCTCTGCCGCAGCGCCAACGCCCGGCCGCCGGCGAGTTGGTGCTCGAAGTGAACGCCATTCGTAAGCAGTTCGGCGGGCTGGTTGCCGTCAATGACATCAGCTTCAAAGTCCGCGCCGGCGAGATCATGGGTCTCATTGGCCCCAATGGCGCGGGCAAGAGCACGACCTTCAATCTGATCAGCGGCGTGCTGCCGGTCACGCGCGGCGAGATCCGTTTTATGGGGCAGCGCACGGATGCCCTGGCGGCGCGCGCTATCGCACAGCTTGGTGTGGGCCGCACCTTTCAGCACGTACAACTGCTGCCCACCATGACCGTGCTGGAGAACGTTGCGCTCGGCGCGCACATGCGCTCCGACGTGGGCGTAATCGCCGGTGCCCTGCATAGCGACCGCGCCCGCGAAGCGCAATTGCTGCATGAGGCGGCGGAGCAACTGCGCCGTGTCGGTCTGGGCGATTATCTGTATGAGCAGGCCGGCAATCTGGCCCTGGGCCAGCAACGCATTCTTGAAATTGCGCGCGCCCTGGCTTGCGATCCGGTGCTGCTGCTGTTGGACGAGCCGGCTGCGGGCTTGCGCTACAAGGAAAAACAGGAGCTGGCCCAGGTGCTTGAGCAGTTGCGCTCCGAAGGCCTGAGCATCCTGCTGGTGGAACACGATATGGATTTTGTGATGCGCCTGACCAATCATCTGGTCGTCATGGACTTCGGCACCAAGCTGGCCGAAGGCGTGCCGGCCGAAGTGCAACAAAACCCGGCAGTGCTGGAAGCCTATCTCGGCGGCATCGACGATGATCTGCCCGAAGCGGATCAGGCCAAGCCTGTGGCGGCTGGAGGTGTGCAATGA
- a CDS encoding branched-chain amino acid ABC transporter permease, with translation MDSSIALILLQDGIVNGSIYALLGMALVLVFAVTRVIFIPQGEFVAFGALTLAMLVDGRVPGTVYLLTLLGGLAFLLELLRAARTGLWSSLPKSILSCIVLPLVLLWITTSYAAPGNSLWLNMLLTLVLVIPMGPMVYRIVYQPLAEASVLVLLITSVAVHFALMGLALVFFGAEGWRTPAFVSGQVDFGFTTWSAQSLFVVATCAILIVALWLFFGKTLYGRALRATAVNRRGARLMGISTTMSGSLTFTLAVAIGAMSGMLIAPITTVYYDTGFLIGLKGFVGAIIGGLASYPVAAAGSLLVGVLEAFSSFWASAYKEVIVFTLIIPVLVWRSFSSRHVDEEE, from the coding sequence ATGGATTCCTCAATTGCGCTGATCCTGCTGCAAGATGGCATCGTGAACGGCTCCATCTATGCCCTCCTGGGCATGGCGCTGGTGCTGGTCTTTGCCGTCACGCGCGTCATTTTTATTCCACAAGGCGAGTTCGTTGCATTCGGCGCATTGACGTTGGCCATGCTGGTCGACGGCCGGGTGCCGGGCACTGTGTATTTGCTTACCCTGCTTGGCGGTTTGGCGTTTCTGCTTGAATTGTTGCGCGCGGCCCGTACCGGCTTGTGGTCGTCGCTGCCCAAAAGCATTCTGAGCTGTATCGTCCTGCCCCTGGTGCTGCTCTGGATCACCACCTCGTATGCGGCACCCGGCAATTCGCTGTGGCTGAACATGCTGCTGACGCTCGTCCTGGTGATCCCGATGGGCCCGATGGTGTATCGCATTGTTTATCAGCCTCTGGCCGAGGCCAGCGTGCTGGTGCTGCTGATCACTTCAGTGGCCGTGCATTTCGCGCTCATGGGTCTGGCGCTGGTGTTCTTCGGCGCCGAGGGCTGGCGCACACCGGCCTTCGTCAGCGGCCAGGTCGATTTCGGCTTTACGACCTGGTCGGCGCAAAGCCTGTTTGTGGTGGCAACCTGCGCCATCCTCATCGTCGCGCTGTGGCTGTTCTTCGGCAAGACCCTGTACGGCCGCGCCCTGCGTGCGACGGCCGTCAACCGCCGTGGCGCCCGCCTCATGGGTATCAGCACCACGATGTCCGGCAGCCTGACCTTCACCCTGGCCGTGGCGATCGGTGCGATGTCCGGCATGCTGATCGCTCCCATCACGACGGTGTATTACGACACTGGCTTTCTCATCGGGCTCAAGGGCTTTGTCGGCGCCATCATCGGCGGTCTGGCCAGCTACCCGGTTGCGGCTGCCGGTTCGCTGCTGGTGGGTGTCTTGGAGGCTTTTTCTTCGTTCTGGGCCAGTGCCTACAAAGAAGTCATTGTGTTTACTCTGATCATTCCGGTTCTCGTCTGGCGTTCGTTCAGCAGCCGTCATGTGGACGAAGAGGAATAA
- a CDS encoding ABC transporter substrate-binding protein, with amino-acid sequence MRKHFGLSAAAAAVALGLSFAASAQVKVGVTVASTGPAASLGIPERNTVALLPKEVAGQKVEWIVLDDATDTTQAVKNSRKLASDDKVDVLVGTSVTPGSLAMVDVASELKVPMISVAASAKIVEPVDEKRRWVFKTPQNDALMASALADAMVKSNVKTLGFIGFADAYGDGWLAVMEEAAKAKGIKVTSVEKYGRTDTSVTGQVLKLVAAKPDAILIAGAGTPSALPQKELKARNYGGLIFQTHGAANNDVLRVCGKDCEGMLLPAGPLLVAAQLPDSNPVKKSALEYVGAYEKAHGEGSVNTFGGHMWDAGQLVVAAIPEALKTGAKPGTPEFRVAMRDALENVKNLAVSQGVFNMSPTDHAGFDDRSRVIVKVKDGKWTYQPNL; translated from the coding sequence ATGCGCAAGCACTTTGGCTTGTCGGCGGCTGCCGCCGCCGTTGCCCTGGGTCTGTCGTTTGCCGCAAGCGCGCAGGTCAAGGTTGGCGTTACCGTGGCTTCGACCGGCCCGGCCGCTTCGCTCGGCATCCCCGAACGCAACACCGTTGCGCTGCTGCCCAAGGAAGTTGCAGGCCAGAAGGTCGAGTGGATCGTTCTGGATGACGCTACCGACACGACTCAGGCCGTCAAGAATTCGCGCAAGCTCGCATCCGATGACAAGGTTGACGTGCTGGTGGGCACCTCGGTCACGCCGGGTTCGCTTGCCATGGTTGACGTGGCCTCCGAACTCAAGGTGCCCATGATCAGCGTGGCAGCCAGCGCCAAGATCGTCGAGCCGGTGGACGAGAAGCGCCGCTGGGTCTTCAAGACCCCGCAGAACGATGCCTTGATGGCCAGCGCCTTGGCTGATGCCATGGTCAAGTCCAATGTCAAGACGCTGGGCTTTATCGGCTTTGCCGACGCCTACGGCGACGGCTGGCTTGCTGTGATGGAAGAGGCCGCCAAGGCCAAGGGCATCAAAGTCACCAGCGTCGAGAAATATGGCCGCACCGACACCAGCGTCACGGGCCAGGTGCTCAAGCTCGTTGCCGCCAAGCCGGATGCCATCCTGATTGCCGGTGCTGGCACCCCCTCGGCGCTGCCGCAAAAAGAACTGAAGGCGCGCAACTACGGCGGCCTGATTTTCCAAACCCACGGCGCCGCCAACAATGATGTGCTGCGCGTCTGCGGCAAAGATTGCGAAGGCATGCTGTTGCCGGCCGGCCCCCTGCTGGTCGCTGCGCAATTGCCGGACAGCAACCCGGTCAAGAAGTCCGCGCTCGAGTATGTCGGCGCCTACGAGAAGGCCCATGGTGAGGGTTCGGTCAACACCTTCGGCGGCCATATGTGGGATGCCGGCCAACTGGTGGTCGCAGCCATCCCCGAAGCGCTGAAGACCGGCGCCAAGCCCGGCACGCCGGAGTTCCGTGTTGCCATGCGGGATGCCCTGGAGAACGTCAAGAATCTGGCGGTTTCCCAAGGCGTGTTCAATATGAGCCCGACCGACCACGCTGGTTTCGACGACCGATCGCGCGTCATCGTCAAGGTCAAAGATGGCAAGTGGACCTATCAGCCTAACCTGTAA
- a CDS encoding biotin transporter BioY has protein sequence MTNRNLVLAALFAALMVVLSLMPPVPLPAIPVPVTLQTLGVMLAGIMLGPWRGAAACLLYLVLAAIGLPVLPGGRGGLGVFVGPTGGFLMGMLLGVVVAGLLARALARGGMWRMLGGYLLACLVGGVAAVYAVGVPWLAAVTQMGLAKAALAVVVFLPGDLVKALVAAWVAWRVERVWPLLRR, from the coding sequence ATGACAAACAGAAATTTGGTTCTGGCGGCGCTGTTCGCCGCCTTGATGGTGGTGTTGAGCCTGATGCCGCCGGTTCCTTTACCCGCCATCCCCGTCCCTGTGACGCTCCAGACGCTGGGCGTGATGCTGGCGGGCATTATGCTCGGCCCATGGCGTGGCGCGGCCGCTTGCCTGCTGTATCTGGTGCTGGCCGCAATCGGTCTGCCGGTGCTGCCCGGTGGGCGGGGCGGCCTCGGCGTATTCGTAGGGCCCACTGGCGGTTTTCTGATGGGCATGTTGCTGGGTGTGGTGGTCGCCGGTCTGCTGGCTCGCGCACTGGCCCGTGGCGGCATGTGGCGCATGCTCGGCGGCTATTTGCTGGCCTGCCTCGTGGGGGGTGTCGCGGCGGTATATGCCGTGGGCGTACCTTGGCTGGCCGCCGTAACGCAGATGGGCCTGGCCAAAGCCGCATTGGCCGTGGTGGTGTTTTTGCCTGGCGACCTGGTGAAGGCGCTGGTCGCGGCTTGGGTCGCCTGGCGTGTCGAACGGGTGTGGCCGTTGTTGCGGCGTTGA
- a CDS encoding energy-coupling factor transporter transmembrane component T family protein, with protein MMEALYVPGHSLLHRLPAGVKLLGLAAAGVLLFTVRDLRLLGLACLVGGALIACCRPRPQRLWRQLRGLFWIVLALALFTWWAQDGQQALVVLARTAALICFATVLSLSTPVSALLATIELALSPWSRWVNPARVSLALALCLRFIPEIWRNYQEIREAQSARGLARHPLALLVPLIVRTLKRADEVAQAIDARS; from the coding sequence ATGATGGAGGCGCTCTATGTGCCTGGCCACTCTTTACTGCATCGTCTGCCTGCGGGGGTGAAACTGCTAGGGCTGGCGGCGGCGGGTGTGCTGTTGTTTACGGTGCGCGATCTGCGTTTATTGGGGCTGGCCTGCCTGGTTGGCGGCGCGCTGATAGCCTGTTGCCGTCCCCGGCCGCAGCGTCTGTGGCGTCAGTTGCGGGGGCTGTTCTGGATCGTGCTGGCGCTCGCTTTGTTTACCTGGTGGGCGCAAGACGGACAGCAGGCCTTGGTCGTTCTGGCTCGGACGGCCGCCCTGATCTGTTTTGCCACGGTGCTCAGCTTGAGCACGCCGGTGTCCGCTTTGCTGGCCACGATCGAGCTCGCCCTGTCTCCTTGGTCGCGCTGGGTGAACCCGGCACGGGTGAGTCTGGCTTTAGCCCTCTGCCTGCGTTTCATTCCCGAGATATGGCGCAACTATCAGGAAATCCGCGAGGCGCAGTCCGCGCGTGGTCTGGCGCGGCATCCGCTTGCGCTGCTGGTGCCCCTGATTGTGCGCACCCTCAAGCGTGCCGACGAAGTCGCTCAGGCCATTGACGCGCGCAGCTGA
- a CDS encoding energy-coupling factor ABC transporter ATP-binding protein, with protein MLIEFDETVVTMDGRQRLSVPRLTLSERRIGIAGPNGAGKSTFSRLINGLLLPDQGRVRVNGLDTRRDAQAIRRQVGFVFQNPDNQIVFPIVREDLDFGLKPLGLPSAERAMRVSAQLASLGISALADRSSFSLSGGERQLVALAAVLVRDPALIVFDEPTTQLDLRNRNRVRDAIAALAPMAIVVSHDLELLADFDRVLVIDDGRIAADDQPAAALRWYREHCS; from the coding sequence ATGTTAATCGAGTTTGATGAGACGGTCGTGACGATGGACGGCAGGCAGCGTTTGAGCGTGCCTCGGCTGACCCTGTCTGAACGCCGTATCGGTATTGCCGGCCCCAATGGCGCCGGTAAAAGCACCTTTTCACGCCTGATAAATGGCCTGCTGCTGCCGGACCAGGGGAGGGTGCGCGTCAATGGTCTGGACACACGCCGCGATGCGCAGGCCATCCGCCGTCAGGTCGGTTTTGTGTTCCAGAATCCCGATAATCAAATTGTTTTTCCCATTGTGCGGGAAGACCTCGATTTTGGCTTGAAGCCTCTGGGTCTGCCGTCCGCAGAGCGCGCCATGCGCGTGTCGGCTCAGCTTGCCAGCCTGGGGATCAGCGCCTTGGCCGACCGCAGCAGTTTCAGCCTGTCGGGCGGCGAGCGGCAGTTAGTGGCGCTCGCCGCGGTGCTGGTGCGCGACCCCGCGCTGATTGTGTTCGATGAGCCGACCACGCAGCTGGATCTGCGTAATCGCAATCGGGTGCGCGATGCCATTGCCGCCCTGGCGCCCATGGCCATCGTGGTCAGCCACGATCTGGAGCTCCTGGCGGACTTCGACCGGGTGCTGGTGATCGACGATGGCCGCATCGCGGCCGATGACCAGCCGGCCGCAGCCTTGCGTTGGTACCGGGAGCATTGCTCATGA